Proteins from one Choloepus didactylus isolate mChoDid1 chromosome 4, mChoDid1.pri, whole genome shotgun sequence genomic window:
- the EXOC3L4 gene encoding exocyst complex component 3-like protein 4, whose translation MLSPRTVTPGPELRSPKNPAHLQTPTLDTRPTSSGDATSAHRQATAPPGLGTFQRAFSRASHRASCGDTAEDLGLFRRSSRFLFRSLQRVLVQDMVAKEAQVPAASGAAPSPQAPSRGTDGVGQQASAGVGPEELEPGAEGKSVADLITERHLLAAFEQLQHLEAGLVAAKAARAFEKDPTGFARRAMDVCLHYDGLAAEMRAIVRETLGPGAVDAAMLGELARVVRAEEEAHPASPADGDFLRTPRRWRQCWEDAVRRNAQERVQRVAAGEAPGDAEGSSDLGRLLAELGRVVRCDLQKVRLEVQPAYAAAGFPAWEVYLQAFHGAVAQRLQELAQDARGCERLYVLLDWAANVYGGPDFLGAPGLKLPSEPLPPLLAPDVWAQLESDYTSFLETKIMSCFESILQLEQSRWAAGEAPDVLQGRYHVLLSTDIHMLVAEHVKAAGAISAELEATTLRICARALGLFVPRFTKAFLESEAVSKPHLAAYVNACEELRTSLLARFPGTFEELEKPLVSATCSFQKQLLQGLQRDVQPLFRAVCSKSWLTVDTLRPVMDKVVAFAGHLEHVAPLPAQETLHEVHRYVVREYLAQALRPRERFRGVERVAGSQKMSLDAQAIGDTFRGLGSEATWLGTAIPCVAEILGETYKDDIRRHLETLIRSYPDIRRDHVRAILALRRLGRHHNQRLLQHAQDLLRAVARAAGPETTGTTRERVLFGEIKVSPCVDVLFTCV comes from the exons ATGCTGTCGCCCCGGACAGTGACACCTGGGCCCGAGCTGCGCAGCCCCAAGAATCCAGCCCATTTGCAGACTCCAACATTGGACACCCGGCCCACGAGCAGCGGGGACGCAACCAGCGCCCACCGCCAGGCCACGGCGCCACCCGGCCTGGGCACCTTTCAGCGGGCCTTCTCCCGGGCAAGCCATCGGGCCTCGTGTGGGGACACTGCTGAGGACCTGGGCCTGTTCCGGCGCAGCTCCCGCTTCCTGTTTCGGTCCCTCCAGCGCGTCCTGGTCCAGGACATGGTTGCCAAGGAAGCTCAGGTGCCTGCTGCCTCAggggcagcccccagcccccaggcgcCCTCGAGGGGCACGGATGGGGTCGGCCAGCAGGCATCCGCTGGTGTGGGGCCTGAGGAACTGGAACCAGGGGCAG AAGGCAAATCCGTGGCCGACCTCATCACCGAGCGGCACCTGCTGGCGGCTTTCGAACAGCTGCAACACCTGGAGGCGGGGCTGGTGGCCGCGAAGGCCGCGCGCGCCTTCGAGAAGGACCCCACGGGCTTCGCGCGACGCGCCATGGACGTGTGCCTGCATTACGACGGGCTGGCTGCGGAGATGCGCGCCATCGTGCGCGAGACGCTGGGCCCGGGCGCCGTCGACGCGGCCATGCTGGGCGAGCTGGCCCGCGTGGTGCGGGCCGAGGAGGAGGCCCACCCGGCGTCCCCTGCAGACGGCGACTTCCTGCGCACTCCGCGCCGCTGGCGCCAGTGCTGGGAGGACGCGGTGCGGCGGAACGCGCAGGAGCGCGTGCAGAGGGTGGCTGCGGGAGAGGCGCCGGGGGACGCCGAGGGCTCCTCGGACCTGGGCCGGCTCCTGGCCGAGCTCGGCCGCGTGGTCCGATGCGACCTGCAGAAGGTGCGGCTGGAGGTGCAGCCCGCTTACGCGGCCGCCGGCTTCCCGGCCTGGGAGGTCTACCTGCAAGCCTTCCACGGCGCCGTGGCCCAGCGCCTCCAGGAGCTCGCGCAGGACGCCCGGGGCTGTGAGCGGCTCTACGTCCTGCTGGACTGGGCCGCCAACGTCTACGGCGG TCCTGACTTCCTGGGTGCACCGGGCCTCaagctgccctcagagcctcTGCCCCCGCTGCTGGCACCGGACGTGTGGGCACAACTGGAGAGTGACTACACCAGTTTCCTGGAG ACCAAGATCATGAGCTGCTTCGAAAGCATCCTGCAGCTGGAGCAGAGCCGCTGGGCGGCCGGGGAGGCCCCCGACGTGCTGCAGGGCCGCTACCACGTGCTGCTGTCCACTGACATCCACATG CTTGTGGCCGAGCACGTGAAGGCAGCTGGAGCCATCTCGGCAGAGCTGGAGGCCACCACGCTGCGGATCTGCGCGCGGGCGCTCGGCCTCTTCGTGCCAAG GTTTACAAAGGCTTTTCTGGAGTCGGAGGCGGTGAGCAAGCCGCACCTGGCCGCCTACGTCAACGCCTGCGAGGAGCTGAG GACCAGTCTTCTGGCCAGGTTTCCTGGCACGTTTGAGGAGCTGGAGAAGCCCCTGGTGTCCGCCACCTGCAGCTTCCAGAAGCAGCTGCTCCAGGGCTTGCAGCGTGATGTGCAG CCACTCTTCAGGGCCGTGTGCAGCAAGTCCTGGCTGACAGTGGACACGCTGCGGCCCGTCATGGACAAGGTGGTGGCCTTCGCTGGCCACCTCGAGCACGTGGCCCCACTGCCCGCGCAG GAGACCCTGCACGAGGTGCACCGCTACGTGGTCCGCGAGTACCTGGCGCAGGCGCTGAGGCCGCGCGAGCGGTTCCGGGGCGTGGAGCGCGTGGCGGGCTCCCAGAAGATGAGCCTCGACGCCCAGGCCATTGGGGACACCTTCCGGGGCCTG GGCTCGGAGGCCACGTGGCTGGGCACGGCCATCCCGTGCGTGGCGGAGATCCTGGGTGAGACCTACAAAGACGACATCCGGCGCCACCTGGAGACGCTCATCCGGAGCTACCCCGACATCAG GCGGGACCACGTGCGGGCCATCCTGGCGCTGCGCCGACTGGGCCGCCACCACAACCAGCGCCTCCTGCAGCACGCCCAGGACCTGCTGAGGGCTGTGGCCAGGGCAGCGGGCCCCGAGACCACCGGGACCACCAGGGAACGCGTGCTTTTCGGGGAGATCAAGGTGTCCCCCTGCGTGGATGTGCTGTTTACCTGCGTCTAA
- the LOC119531046 gene encoding translation initiation factor IF-2-like gives MVSPRPEGPAQARGAPSPPRPQSEAQKDAPSRAGQAPGLPIELTPGPAMPRPEPRARGQARTHATPALPRREELSTRGPSETLIPGTASAGRLHRGAPCWVGSPGHGGIPRTRLGCSSRRCPPPSGEATATAPHSWNPPCSRLGRGRLWELLELGLQIDPGSVCARPSSSRGTLVKSSLKWVAW, from the exons ATGGTCAGCCCGAGGCCGGAGGGCCCGGCGCAGGCCCGGGGGGCACCCAGCCCACCGCGTCCACAGAGTGAAGCCCAGAAGGACGCGCCCTCCAGGGCAGGGCAGGCACCAGGCCTCCCCATCGAGCTCACCCCGGGGCCTGCCATGCCCCGCCCGGAGCCGAGGGCCAGGGGCCAAGCAAG GACCCACGCGACGCCCGCCCTTCCGCGAAGAGAAGAGCTCAGCACCCGGGGACCCTCGGAGACCCTGATTCCCGGGACCGCCAGTGCGGGTCGTTTGCACCGAGGAGCTCCCTGTTGGGTGGGGAGCCCCGGGCATGGAGGAATCCCCCGGACCCGGCTCGGGTGCTCCAGCAGGCGGTGCCCCCCACCCTCAGGAGAAGCCACCGCCACTGCACCCCATTCTTGGAATCCGCCCTGCTCCAGGCTGGGCAGAGGGAGACTGTGGGAACTGCTGGAGCTTGGGTTGCAGATCGATCCGGGTTCTGTCTGCGCTCGGCCCTCTTCCAGCCGTGGGACCTTGGTTAAATCGTCTTTAAAATGGGTAGCCTGGTAG
- the LOC119532544 gene encoding collagen alpha-1(I) chain-like: protein MGGVGGRPSESGFRTHWPGYLADSLCLATPFPAWWLSLAACLLGSFVNWESPGKAQAPGRGHRGCSGLISYSPPAKDSPWGGGKGRRCRALPAAGCSVRPSGAPVLGPDPAGVCHGGKAPEVGSTGPLVDLSPAVLRGDPGNPLCSSVFSSATRESTPGRRGVRGSATPPGGPGTKGARPWRWSLCRRSLFLPPLLTLPAASPAPVLGGPCALGQHLWWAGSWSLRDPARCPRGKGRPWGPRGCPLPPPTHFLPLLPQRGTIGDSSRPGLETCPPRLVPAGHRKAQGGAGAGCTPETVPFAARQREGRAGGLCGLCGETRLDSTGRGDQPLVVQLGGTRQAQVAPGQSPQPRVWGAMPCRLAVQAALSGGYRGVEGRRRAGSRERRGRTARVSAGLLGPCSGNTCRELAWAKCCPPLGPLPSWDPRSLELSSQRPVLSPICSSSHPPGAAFPLHVLNVFIFSYENVLASTCSYSSVS from the exons ATGGGGGGGGTTGGGGGCAGACCCTCCGAGAGCGGCTTCAGGACTCATTGGCCAGGTTATCTTGCtgacag CCTCTGCCTGGCCACCCCCTTCCCCGCCTGGTGGCTCAGCTTGGCCGCCTGTCTCCTGGGCTCCTTTGTGAACTGG GAGAGCCCTGGGAAGGCACAGGCCCCTGGCCGAGGGCACAGAGGGTGCTCAGGCCTGATAAGCTACAGCCCCCCGGCCAAGGACAGCccgtggggtggggggaaggggaggagatgTCGTGCGCTCCCGGCCGCCGGCTGCAGCGTCCGCCCCTCCGGTGCCCCGGTGCTCGGGCCCGACCCTGCTGGAGTGTGTCACGGCGGGAAAGCCCCCGAGGTGGGGTCCACAGGGCCGCTTGTGGACCTCAGCCCTGCCGTGCTTCGCGGTGACCCGGGGAATCCTCTCTGCagctcagtcttctcatctgcgACGCGGGAGAGCACGCCCGGCCGCAGGGGAGTGCGTGGGTCAGCGACACCTCCCGGAGGTCCTGGCACGAAGGGCGCGCGGCCTTGGCGTTGGAGCCTGTGCCGCcgctccctcttccttcctcccctgctGACCCTGCCCGCCGCCTCCCCAGCCCCGGTCCTCGGAGGGCCCTGTGCCCTGGGACAGCACCTTTGGTGGGCTGGGAGCTGGTCCCTGCGGGACCCCGCACGCTGCCcgagagggaaggggaggccgTGGGGTCCCCGaggctgccccctgcccccccccactcACTTCCTTCCTTTGTTGCCACAAAGAGGCACCATTGGAGACTCCAGCAGGCCCGGCTTGGAGACCTGCCCACCGAGGCTGGTGCCTGCCGGCCACCGTAAGGCCCAGGGCGGGGCTGGAGCTGGGTGCACCCCGGAGACAGTGCCCTTCGCAGCCAGGCAGCGGGAGGGCCGGGCAGGGGGCCTGTGCGGGCTCTGTGGCGAGACGAGGTTAGACTCCACGGGCCGCGGGGACCAGCCCCTCGTCGTGCAGCTCGGAGGCACACGGCAAGCCCAGGTGGCACCGGGCCAGTCCCCCCAACCCAGGGTTTGGGGGGCCATGCCCTGCCGCTTGGCAGTTCAGGCAGCACTTAGTGGGGGGTATCGTGGTGTGGAGGGAAGACGCCGGGCTGGGAGCCGGGAGCGCCGTGGACGCACCGCCAGGGTCTCGGCCGGCCTCCTGGGTCCCTGCTCTGGAAACACTTGCAGGGAACTGGCCTGGGCCAAGTGCTGCCCTCCCCTGGGTCCTCTCCCCTCCTGGGACCCCAGGAGCCTGGAGCTGTCATCGCAGAGGCCCGTGCTTTCTCCCATCTGCTCATCTTCCCACCCCCCAGGAGCAGCTTTTCCACTGCATGtgttaaatgttttcatttttagttatGAGAATGTCTTGGCTAGTACATGTTCCTACAGTTCAGTATCATAA